A genomic stretch from Marinobacter fonticola includes:
- a CDS encoding propionyl-CoA synthetase, translated as MSYRDEFQRSIQDPEGFWKDKAQLIDWYRTPEKILTRVDPNTYTWFEDGELNTCDLALDAHLRNGRGEQTALIYDSPVTGQQQSFSYAELHARVARFAGALQERGITKGDRVIVYMPMIPEAVVAMLACARLGAIHSVVFGGFAAHELAVRIDDATPKAILTASCGIEIQKVIPYKPLVDAAIDKAGHKPECCIVLQRSQVTAALVDGRDFDWSELEANAEPVDPVPVRATDPLYILYTSGTTGKPKGVVRDHGGHAVAMRYSMDLVYGAEPGDVFWAASDVGWVVGHSYIVYGPLITGCTTVLYEGKPVKTPDAGAFWRVVADHRVNILFTAPTAFRAVRKEDPEADALHRYDIGSLKRILLAGERLDPPTYEWLREKTGLPILDHWWQTETGWAICCNPVGIETMAPKPGSATVPSPGYNVQVLNFKGSPTRRGDQGQVAVKLPLPPGCLTGIWGDPSRFIETYLSPLPGYYSSGDGGYIDEDGYVFIMGRTDDVINVAGHRLSTGEMEEVVASHPAVAECCVIGVQDEMKGQLPVGLVLLKDGAMIEHDELEEELVEMVRESIGAIACFRRAMIVDRLPKTRSGKILRRVLRSIADGENYAVPSTIDDPTILEDIQHRFRH; from the coding sequence ATTGGTACCGCACGCCGGAAAAAATTCTCACCCGCGTCGACCCGAACACCTACACCTGGTTCGAGGACGGTGAACTCAATACCTGCGACCTGGCTTTGGATGCTCACTTGCGTAATGGGCGCGGTGAGCAGACTGCACTGATCTACGACTCGCCGGTCACCGGCCAACAGCAGAGCTTCAGCTACGCGGAGCTGCACGCCCGTGTCGCGCGCTTCGCCGGGGCCTTACAGGAGCGCGGTATAACCAAGGGCGACCGGGTCATCGTTTACATGCCGATGATTCCCGAAGCGGTGGTGGCCATGCTTGCCTGCGCCCGTCTGGGCGCCATTCACTCCGTCGTTTTTGGCGGTTTCGCGGCCCACGAACTGGCGGTGCGGATCGACGATGCCACCCCCAAAGCCATTCTCACGGCATCCTGCGGCATCGAAATCCAGAAGGTCATTCCCTACAAACCATTGGTCGACGCGGCTATCGATAAGGCCGGGCACAAGCCGGAGTGCTGCATCGTACTGCAGCGCTCGCAAGTCACCGCGGCCCTGGTCGACGGCCGCGATTTCGACTGGAGCGAGCTGGAAGCCAATGCCGAGCCGGTAGACCCCGTGCCGGTACGCGCCACCGACCCGCTTTACATCCTCTATACCTCCGGCACCACCGGCAAGCCAAAGGGCGTGGTGAGAGATCACGGCGGGCACGCCGTGGCCATGCGCTACAGCATGGACCTCGTTTATGGCGCCGAGCCCGGCGACGTATTCTGGGCCGCTTCCGACGTGGGCTGGGTCGTGGGCCACAGCTATATCGTATACGGACCGCTGATCACCGGCTGCACCACTGTTCTTTACGAGGGAAAACCGGTCAAAACGCCGGATGCCGGCGCTTTCTGGCGTGTGGTCGCCGATCACCGGGTCAATATCCTGTTCACTGCGCCAACGGCATTCCGCGCAGTGCGTAAAGAAGACCCGGAGGCTGATGCCCTCCACCGTTACGACATCGGATCGCTAAAACGCATTCTTCTGGCGGGCGAACGCCTCGACCCACCGACCTACGAATGGCTGCGGGAGAAAACCGGACTGCCGATCCTCGATCACTGGTGGCAGACGGAAACCGGCTGGGCCATTTGCTGCAACCCTGTTGGCATTGAAACGATGGCACCCAAGCCCGGCTCGGCGACGGTACCCTCGCCGGGTTACAACGTCCAGGTCCTCAACTTCAAGGGTTCACCCACACGCCGGGGCGATCAGGGCCAAGTGGCCGTCAAGCTGCCATTGCCACCGGGATGTCTAACCGGTATCTGGGGTGACCCTAGCCGATTTATCGAAACCTATCTGTCTCCGCTGCCCGGCTACTACAGCTCCGGTGATGGTGGTTATATCGACGAAGACGGCTATGTCTTTATCATGGGACGCACGGATGACGTCATTAACGTTGCCGGGCATCGCCTATCCACCGGAGAAATGGAAGAAGTCGTGGCCTCGCACCCGGCGGTAGCGGAATGCTGCGTCATTGGCGTTCAAGATGAAATGAAAGGCCAGCTACCGGTTGGACTGGTTCTGCTCAAAGACGGCGCGATGATCGAGCACGACGAACTTGAAGAAGAGCTTGTGGAAATGGTGCGTGAGAGCATCGGCGCCATCGCCTGTTTTCGGCGAGCCATGATCGTCGACCGGCTGCCAAAAACTCGGTCAGGAAAAATTTTGCGGCGAGTCCTGCGCAGCATCGCTGACGGCGAAAACTACGCCGTGCCATCGACGATCGATGACCCGACCATTCTGGAAGACATTCAGCATCGATTCCGTCACTGA
- a CDS encoding cold-shock protein: protein MSDTKTGHVKWFNESKGFGFIAQDGGSDVFVHYSAINSSGFRTLAEGQQVQFTVTQGPKGPQAENVTPV, encoded by the coding sequence ATGTCAGATACTAAAACCGGCCATGTTAAGTGGTTCAACGAATCCAAGGGCTTTGGCTTTATCGCTCAGGACGGCGGCAGTGACGTATTCGTTCACTACAGCGCGATCAATTCCTCTGGCTTCCGTACGCTGGCTGAAGGTCAGCAGGTTCAGTTCACCGTGACTCAGGGCCCGAAAGGTCCGCAGGCCGAAAACGTAACTCCGGTCTGA
- the leuA gene encoding 2-isopropylmalate synthase: MGFDHRKYVAFQPVRKTDRRWPDQVIQHAPTWCAVDLRDGNQALVKPMTVAQKQRLFDLLVKLGFKEIEIGFPAASQPDFDFCRKLIEEDRVPDDVRIQVLTQARPELIARTYEALQGAKNAIVHVYNSTSTVQREKVFGLDRAGIREIAVNGARVVKALADKQPGTNWTFQYSPESFTGTELDYAAEVIDAVNDVWRPDQGQEVIINLPATVEMATPNIFADQIEWICDHVKYREHIQISVHTHNDRGCAVAAAELAVMAGADRVEGTLMGNGERTGNMDLVTMAMNLYSQGIDPLLDLSGMAEITDVVEACTEIQTHPRHPYAGELVFTAFSGSHQDAIRKCLTPYQEGDKWEIAYLPIDPRDLGRRYEEVVRINSQSGKGGVAYVLERDYKISMPRWLQIEFSKVVQLAAETEGGEVDSDTIHRLFEDKYLAVRPEWRLRTYDLHRTDDGVTASIEFGEGERVQLSGEGLGAVEAVAAGLESRYGITLAVEAYDEFALSEGTNANAMACIRIQVDGSPHSAAALAEDTTSATLQALLSAVANHVAVAAPENARTSTA, encoded by the coding sequence ACCGACCTGGTGTGCAGTTGACCTGCGGGACGGCAATCAGGCGCTAGTCAAACCCATGACCGTGGCTCAGAAGCAGCGCCTATTCGACTTGCTGGTCAAGCTGGGTTTCAAGGAAATCGAGATCGGCTTTCCGGCGGCGAGCCAGCCGGATTTTGATTTTTGCCGCAAACTGATCGAAGAAGATCGCGTGCCGGACGATGTGCGTATCCAGGTGCTGACCCAGGCGCGTCCTGAATTGATCGCGCGGACGTATGAAGCCTTGCAGGGCGCGAAGAATGCCATCGTGCACGTCTACAATTCCACCTCCACCGTTCAGCGCGAAAAAGTCTTCGGCCTGGATCGCGCCGGTATCCGCGAAATCGCGGTCAACGGAGCGCGCGTCGTTAAAGCCCTTGCCGATAAGCAGCCGGGCACGAATTGGACGTTCCAGTATTCGCCGGAAAGCTTTACCGGCACCGAACTGGACTACGCTGCCGAGGTGATCGATGCGGTGAACGACGTCTGGCGCCCGGACCAGGGCCAGGAGGTCATCATCAATCTGCCGGCCACCGTAGAAATGGCGACCCCGAACATTTTTGCCGACCAGATCGAATGGATCTGCGATCACGTGAAATACCGCGAACACATCCAAATCAGCGTGCATACTCACAATGACCGCGGCTGCGCGGTTGCCGCCGCCGAGCTGGCTGTCATGGCCGGCGCCGATCGTGTCGAGGGCACGCTGATGGGGAACGGTGAGCGTACTGGCAACATGGATCTGGTGACCATGGCCATGAATCTCTATTCCCAAGGTATCGATCCGTTGCTCGACCTGTCCGGCATGGCCGAGATCACCGACGTGGTGGAGGCTTGCACCGAGATTCAAACCCATCCGCGCCATCCCTATGCGGGCGAACTGGTTTTCACTGCCTTCTCCGGTAGCCACCAAGATGCGATTCGCAAATGCCTGACCCCGTATCAGGAAGGTGACAAATGGGAAATCGCTTATCTGCCGATCGACCCGCGTGACCTGGGCCGTCGTTACGAAGAAGTGGTGCGGATCAACAGTCAATCCGGGAAGGGCGGTGTTGCCTATGTGCTGGAACGCGATTACAAGATTTCCATGCCGCGCTGGCTGCAGATCGAGTTCAGTAAGGTTGTTCAGCTAGCCGCGGAAACCGAAGGCGGGGAAGTGGATTCCGATACCATCCACCGCCTGTTTGAGGACAAGTACCTGGCGGTGCGCCCGGAATGGCGTCTGCGGACCTATGATCTGCACCGCACTGACGATGGCGTAACGGCGTCCATCGAGTTTGGCGAGGGTGAGCGGGTCCAGCTTTCGGGCGAAGGGCTAGGCGCTGTCGAAGCTGTCGCTGCGGGACTCGAGAGCCGCTACGGCATCACGCTGGCGGTCGAGGCTTACGATGAGTTTGCCTTGAGCGAAGGCACTAATGCCAATGCGATGGCCTGCATTCGCATCCAAGTCGATGGCTCGCCTCACAGTGCTGCAGCGCTGGCTGAGGACACCACGTCCGCAACCTTGCAGGCGCTGCTCTCGGCGGTGGCTAATCATGTTGCTGTAGCTGCACCGGAGAATGCCCGTACAAGCACCGCTTGA